The following proteins are encoded in a genomic region of Drosophila miranda strain MSH22 chromosome 4, D.miranda_PacBio2.1, whole genome shotgun sequence:
- the LOC108162102 gene encoding RCC1-like G exchanging factor-like protein, which produces MLSTVRVGAWTTPRLTRTYTTKAKRSVLSQDKTKIKDYTPKVSDPHAHRVYVWGFQETGALGLQTSVKKAQERYTEMVHHPTRLQFSNNNEITDVAAGYGFTAYAVQRSDGETLFGSGLNTDSQLGFQVKGNPKDPANLDVIIYPTAIRLPREHGETDEDMQVRSMAAGRAHLVVVTRNGTVFTLGNNSYGQCGRSIIDDEKYSKSALIHRIAQADICGEKDEIVSVECGQDHTMFLTKLGRVYTCGWGADGQTGQGNYHTAGQITLIGGDIEKERIVRLTSSSDCVLALNERGDVFGWGNSEYGQLDDSEHAQTQINTPRALQLTKGIGLIKDVAAGGSFCMALNDQGLVYTWGYGILGFGPFVEQTSKPQHLLPPLFGRNDFSNATTVVSIGCGVFHMGAVNSDGDLFMWGKNRFGHLGLGHKKDQFFPFKAAINGKVTKVAYGVDHTIALCKPYF; this is translated from the coding sequence ATGCTGAGCACAGTGAGGGTGGGAGCATGGACAACTCCCCGGCTGACCCGCACGTACACGACAAAGGCTAAGCGTAGCGTGCTGTCCCAGGACAAGACCAAAATAAAGGACTACACGCCGAAGGTGTCGGATCCACACGCGCACCGCGTCTATGTCTGGGGATTCCAGGAGACCGGCGCCCTCGGCCTGCAGACTAGCGTAAAGAAGGCCCAGGAGCGATACACCGAAATGGTCCACCATCCGACACGGCTACAGTTCTCGAACAACAACGAGATCACAGATGTGGCGGCTGGTTATGGCTTCACCGCCTACGCTGTCCAGCGCTCCGACGGCGAGACGCTCTTTGGCAGCGGCCTCAACACGGACTCCCAGCTTGGTTTCCAGGTGAAGGGCAATCCCAAGGACCCGGCTAACCTGGATGTGATCATATATCCCACAGCCATACGACTGCCGCGGGAGCACGGCGAGACTGACGAGGACATGCAGGTGCGCAGCATGGCCGCTGGCAGAGCCCATCTGGTGGTGGTCACCCGGAATGGAACGGTGTTTACCCTGGGCAATAACTCGTACGGACAGTGCGGTCGTTCCATCATCGACGACGAGAAATACAGCAAAAGCGCACTTATCCACAGGATCGCTCAAGCGGATATCTGCGGGGAGAAGGACGAGATCGTCAGCGTTGAGTGTGGCCAGGACCACACAATGTTCCTCACCAAGCTGGGACGCGTCTACACCTGCGGCTGGGGTGCCGATGGACAGACAGGGCAGGGAAACTACCACACAGCGGGACAGATCACGCTCATCGGCGGCGACATCGAGAAGGAAAGAATTGTGCGGCTGACCAGCTCCTCGGACTGTGTGCTGGCCCTCAACGAGCGGGGCGACGTATTCGGGTGGGGCAACTCGGAGTACGGGCAGCTGGACGATTCGGAGCACGCCCAGACCCAGATAAACACTCCGCGCGCCCTGCAGCTCACCAAGGGGATTGGTCTCATCAAGGATGTGGCCGCTGGCGGTTCGTTCTGCATGGCCCTGAATGACCAGGGACTGGTATACACCTGGGGCTACGGCATCCTGGGCTTCGGACCTTTTGTAGAGCAGACATCAAAGCCGCAGCACCTGCTGCCTCCCCTCTTTGGACGCAACGATTTCAGCAATGCCACCACCGTGGTCTCCATCGGCTGCGGGGTCTTCCACATGGGCGCCGTTAACTCGGACGGGGATCTGTTCATGTGGGGCAAGAACCGTTTCGGCCACCTCGGCCTGGGCCACAAAAAGGACCAGTTCTTCCCCTTCAAGGCGGCCATTAACGGGAAGGTGACGAAGGTGGCCTACGGCGTAGACCACACCATAGCTCTGTGCAAGCCCTATTTCTAG
- the LOC108162103 gene encoding integral membrane protein 2B, giving the protein MTILAKLRGEPKDQEKVPLPMNLNDEALMHHGSLIAPKGAYNDSEADAESMVFNRPQHHCVKSFLLFLIAMVVMMMGVLGGWTLYRLYAPTHANMRYHALCEIPYPEDSIEMPRFYPRSDDGFAQINWRALLPQFSGASSADGTGLERRFGGDEDNFFREEIELDSSDEEGYAKIDVPDFKDGRRGRFMHDFKENQSGIIDTTTNRCFIMPLDRETTLPPTSFVDLMKKMGTGYYNIDTERVRRNMRVITPRITDLSLISERIANECYDMKVYMMEKFISGVSKRSADPLPDAGKYAEFMGKGVIEYDLSNIAEVEAYEASEAAQQVA; this is encoded by the exons ATGACTATTCTGGCGAAATTGAGGGGCGAACCCAAGGACCAGGAGAAGGTGCCACTGCCGATGAACCTCAACGATGAGGCTCTGATGCACCATGGCTCGCTAATCGCA CCCAAAGGTGCCTACAATGACTCCGAGGCCGATGCCGAGTCGATGGTCTTCAATCGGCCGCAACACCATTGCGTCAAGTCGTTCTTGCTCTTCCTAATCGCTATGGTGGTCATGATGATGGGAGTGCTGGGCGGCTGGACCCTTTACAGGCTGTACGCCCCCACGCACGCCAACATGCGCTACCACGCACTTTGCGAGATTCCATATCCTGAGGACTCGATCGAGATGCCACGCTTCTATCCACGCAGCGACGATGGGTTCGCCCAGATCAACTGGCGGGCTCTGTTGCCGCAGTTCAGCGGCGCCAGCTCCGCCGACGGCACTGGCCTGGAGCGGCGATTCGGTGGCGATGAGGACAACTTCTTCCGTGAGGAGATCGAGCTGGACAGCAGCGATGAGGAGGGATACGCGAAGATCGATGTGCCCGACTTTAAGGACGGACGCCGCGGACGATTCATGCACGACTTCAAGGAGAACCAGTCGGGCATCATTGACACCACCACCAACCGGTGTTTCATCATGCCCCTCGACCGGGAGACCACCCTTCCACCCACCAGCTTCGTCGATCTGATGAAGAAGATGGGCACCGGATACTACAACATTGACACGGAGCGAGTGCGCCGTAACATGCGCGTGATCACGCCCCGCATCACCGATCTCTCGCTCATCTCGGAGCGCATTGCCAACGAGTGCTACGACATGAAGGTCTACATGATGGAAAAGTTTATCTCAGGCG TGTCCAAGCGGTCGGCCGATCCTCTTCCGGATGCCGGAAAATATGCCGAATTCATGGGCAAGGGCGTCATCGAGTACGATCTGTCCAACATAGCCGAGGTGGAGGCCTACGAGGCGAGCGAGGCTGCACAGCAAGTGGcctga
- the LOC108162775 gene encoding cleavage and polyadenylation specificity factor subunit 4, producing the protein MDILLANVNSLQFKAERDLIEQVGAIPLPFYGMDKSIAAVCNFITRSGQECDKGSACPFRHIRGDRTIVCKHWLRGLCKKGDQCEFLHEYDMTKMPECYFYSRFNACHNKECPFLHIDPQSKVKDCPWYKRGFCRHGPHCRHQHLRRVLCMNYLAGFCPEGPNCKHMHPRFELPPLADLSKDQLHKKLPTCHYCGELGHKANSCKQYAGSLENRNNINAMDHSGGDGNDDGPLSHPPPPFLKIPTPLEEITCYKCGHKGHYANKCPKGHLAFLSSARTHRSE; encoded by the coding sequence ATGGACATACTTTTGGCCAACGTGAACAGCCTGCAGTTCAAGGCGGAGCGGGATCTCATCGAGCAGGTAGGCGCCATTCCGCTCCCGTTCTATGGCATGGACAAGTCCATCGCTGCCGTCTGCAATTTCATCACAAGAAGTGGCCAGGAGTGCGACAAGGGAAGCGCGTGCCCGTTCCGACACATACGTGGCGACCGCACCATCGTCTGCAAGCACTGGCTGCGCGGCCTCTGCAAGAAGGGGGACCAGTGCGAGTTCCTACACGAGTACGACATGACCAAGATGCCCGAATGCTACTTCTACTCCCGCTTCAATGCCTGCCACAACAAGGAGTGCCCCTTCCTGCACATCGACCCGCAGAGCAAGGTCAAAGACTGCCCCTGGTACAAGCGAGGCTTCTGCCGTCACGGCCCACACTGTCGCCATCAGCATCTGCGGCGCGTGCTCTGCATGAACTACTTGGCCGGCTTCTGCCCGGAAGGACCCAACTGCAAGCATATGCACCCGCGGTTCGAGCTGCCGCCCCTGGCTGACCTCAGCAAGGATCAGCTACACAAGAAGCTACCTACATGCCACTACTGTGGCGAGCTCGGCCATAAGGCCAATTCGTGCAAGCAATACGCGGGTAGCTTGGAGAACCGCAACAACATCAACGCCATGGACCACAGTGGCGGCGATGGCAACGACGACGGCCCTCTTAGTCATCCGCCTCCACCATTCCTGAAAATACCAACGCCGCTGGAGGAGATCACCTGCTACAAGTGCGGGCACAAGGGGCACTATGCCAACAAGTGTCCCAAGGGCCACCTCGCGTTTCTCTCCAGTGCCCGAACGCATCGATCAGAATGA
- the LOC108162776 gene encoding post-GPI attachment to proteins factor 2, whose protein sequence is MLPTYERLNDPKNVFFRMPFARLALAALSLPLGGFFFCVVWSLLFDFVRSTYTHCDVVNYLPSVSAAIGNYEPQKTIWRLAIFLHLPLRLAVAKIYLEYYKEHIRRSRRLLGILACFLNVVEDLALFCLSFWTSADSYETHRNAFVVFIACSECYMLMSYLLNRNARKVVLLPHEEKSLRYKRNLFLVNVLAFGLAGYCFVRHNARCEAGVYTFFALFEYIVVLTNMGFHMTSYWDFYALNVVCDAKHGLYLTQF, encoded by the exons ATGTTGCCCACGTACGAGCGCCTGAACGACCCCAAGAACGTTTTCTTCCGAATGCCCTTTGCTAGATTGGCTCTCGCTGCCCTGAGCCTTCCCCTTGGTGGATTCTTCTTCTGTGTGGTATGGTCGCTGCTCTTCGACTTTGTACGCTCCACCTACACGCACTGTGACGTGGTCAACTACCTGCCGTCTGTGTCGGCTGCCATAGGAAACTATGAGCCACAGAAGACGATATGGAGGTTGGCCATCTTCCTGCACCTGCCCCTGCGGCTGGCGGTGGCCAAAATTTATTTGGAGTACTACAAGGAGCACATCAGGCGGAGCCGACGACTGCTCGGCAtcctggcctgcttcctcaaTGTAGTGGAGGATCTTGCCCTGTTCTGCCTGTCCTTTTGGACATCCGCAGACAGCTATGAAACACATCGCAACGCGTTCGTGGTGTTCATTGCGTGCAGCGAGTGCTACATGCTGATGTCATACCTCCTCAACAGGAATGCGCGCAAGGTGGTGCTGTTGCCGCACGAAGAGAAGTCACTGCGCTACAAGCGCAACCTCTTTCTTGTCAATGTGCTGGCCTTCGGGCTCGCCGGATACTGCTTTGTCCGGCACAACGCCCGCTGCGAAGCGGGGG TCTACACCTTCTTCGCACTCTTCGAGTACATTGTTGTGCTCACCAACATGGGATTCCATATGACCTCCTACTGGGACTTTTATGCGCTCAACGTTGTCTGCGACGCCAAGCACGGCCTCTACCTAACCCAATTCTAG
- the LOC108162773 gene encoding post-GPI attachment to proteins factor 2: MSVKLFQLDFYRLCVETENLQITQFASHFAFDSFIYDNAMPQILELPTSVKDVQTKSRVRIRMGPLLAAAHAFSAISIMFYLLMAILTDYEGTAHTKCTRLNVFPSLSAVAKSQYIGWRVTCGTTLPFGLLTGWLYFRYYRRTLPRQVRSFGYLVALFIFLMVITISLWAIYPKIDGDSTLHRAIAVSLFVCGAILMAGSFVCHKYYICDGKESPEQLGDRLRRKLVVTYFATVPVTWLCYFLHEEFCFPFAYSVFGISEFVNICTVYLFMSFSNYFDFYNVHICHDQRLGFFLSEF; encoded by the exons ATGTCTGTCAAACTTTTTCAATTGGATTTCTATCGATTGTGTGTTGAAACCGAAAATTTACAAATAACACAGTTTGCTTCGCATTTTGCATTTGATAGTTTTATTTACGACAACGCCATGCCCCAGATTCTAGAGCTGCCTACTTCCGTGAAAGATGTGCAGACCAAGAGCCGCGTCCGCATTCGTATGGGCCCTTTGCTCGCTGCTGCCCACGCGTTTTCAGCGATCTCCATAATGTTCTACCTCTTAATGGCTATCCTGACAGACTATGAGGGGACCGCGCACACCAAGTGCACAAGACTGAACGTGTTTCCATCCTTGTCGGCAGTGGCCAAATCCCAGTACATCGGCTGGCGGGTAACCTGCGGCACGACCCTACCGTTTGGTCTACTCACCGGCTGGCTCTACTTTCGCTACTATCGACGAACTCTTCCGCGCCAGGTGCGCTCCTTTGGCTACCTAGTGGCTCTGTTCATCTTCCTGATGGTAATAACCATCTCGCTGTGGGCCATCTATCCAAAAATCGATGGCGATTCGACACTTCACAGGGCGATAGCCGTCTCCCTCTTCGTTTGTGGGGCCATCTTAATGGCCGGATCTTTTGTCTGCCACAAGTACTATATCTGCGACGGCAAAGAGTCCCCGGAACAGCTGGGCGATAGGCTGAGGCGCAAGCTGGTCGTCACCTACTTCGCCACTGTTCCAGTCACGTGGCTCTGCTACTTTCTTCACGAGGAGTTCTGCTTTCCCTTTG CCTATTCTGTGTTTGGCATCTCCGAGTTTGTCAACATTTGCACCGTTTACCTATTCATGTCCTTCTCCAACTACTTTGACTTCTACAACGTCCACATCTGCCACGACCAGCGGCTGGGCTTCTTCCTCAGCGAATTCTGA
- the LOC108162774 gene encoding peroxisome assembly protein 12 has translation MAEAANVRQNLQNVPSIFEISAAETLDNLIYPALSKIFEYFGLRLDFKLWGNLRVREELSPLLTWILQYLYLRNRASSFGESFYGLQRTATGTGELLTRPQQFTSATLLTFLPYIERKLRSRSAQHEDTYAWESYLINLFHAYNASKAVHTFAYLIKQASSHSPLFRAMRLTLRYPSEPPQEDKWTYMFLKMLEVLAFFLQFIQWWYSNDQRRKVGGTLQNPEAMQKRDLPEEVKQTLPQIGKCPICLLPLQTPTACCVSGYVFCWKCIISHMKEHGTCPVTSYPISLDDLVRIYET, from the coding sequence ATGGCAGAAGCCGCTAACGTGCGCCAGAATCTGCAGAATGTGCCGTCGATCTTTGAAATATCAGCGGCGGAGACGCTGGACAACCTGATATACCCGGCGCTGAGTAAAATCTTCGAATACTTTGGCCTGCGGCTGGACTTTAAACTCTGGGGCAACCTGCGAGTGCGGGAGGAGCTGTCGCCGCTGCTAACCTGGATCCTGCAGTACCTCTACCTGCGGAACCGCGCCTCCTCCTTCGGCGAGAGCTTCTACGGACTGCAGCGCACAGCCACTGGGACGGGAGAGCTCTTGACTCGACCCCAACAGTTCACCTCCGCCACATTGCTGACCTTCCTGCCGTACATAGAGCGCAAGCTGCGGTCCCGCAGCGCCCAGCACGAAGACACCTACGCATGGGAGTCCTACCTAATCAATCTGTTTCATGCCTACAACGCTTCAAAGGCGGTTCACACATTCGCATACCTCATCAAACAGGCATCCAGCCATTCGCCGCTGTTCCGTGCCATGCGCCTAACTCTACGATACCCGAGTGAGCCGCCCCAGGAGGACAAGTGGACTTACATGTTCCTGAAAATGCTGGAGGTGCTGGCCTTCTTCCTGCAGTTCATCCAGTGGTGGTACTCCAACGATCAACGCCGCAAGGTCGGCGGCACGCTGCAGAACCCCGAGGCCATGCAAAAGCGAGATCTTCCCGAGGAGGTGAAGCAGACGCTGCCCCAGATAGGCAAGTGCCCCATCTGCCTGCTTCCCCTGCAAACACCAACAGCGTGCTGCGTTTCCGGCTATGTTTTCTGCTGGAAGTGCATCATCAGCCACATGAAGGAGCACGGCACATGTCCGGTGACGAGCTATCCCATCAGTCTGGACGACCTCGTGCGCATTTACGAAACGTAG
- the LOC108162770 gene encoding uncharacterized protein LOC108162770: MKTPGAANPDPELNKSSHSKVSKKATKSRSKSTKLEVGGSKVSASGPGSAVGVGVGVGVGVGSLPATPTHVHLVTTPTTPTSSHANYNMFDASFAVAGGGHGVSGVSAAEASGNTSRMSHHKSYAGFDPRSIKIFWEQHDQTDVELSQDVCARLAEDASYKVWELINNVKIYSRHSGGVVTYDLVNEVLKDADVPPMLGAMDSDWDRIDYDGSYYYHSDKIFELRDEFQKEISLSLPDDADFHSLCPVEDKHTEHLKQSVQSLVTAALFADKKTQSSALAFAVQTPLMGSIYRVIVSKMLQLLAFKQQEQLSRRCWRLLRACNYNSQANQNACRQEYFHLAEVLVSQLMAPYETIKAPPEASDNTVQMELDEPLKIKPEQFPDPGMDVCKQEPQEQQQQQPQPQEQAAFPSDAAQQQQQTIYKIKHDDDTNDAKPEPQHLSSYFASSVGNGLVDEVCETIGQLASQSGYLHAECLFLIKRRLVRFFAGRDVCSERDFQYISRAVRGLIALGAYAFREFIPYIYKLNADVIPDSLWQDLAPAAVFLEGSDDIYLYEWLEHGCGASKLQPFMVHYARAYEELVTRRYVRAKTPVYRIVATPGVRRLEWSTLAAAMCHGDDPSKALKPKPTLREAFPELQLPNLRHNCSGSIRFKFAGCRPMLLNAKALPRPQAMDSPSTINGGSGSGSNSDILIARRKLFKPLTNVRREVPTSGYHYLRI, encoded by the exons ATGAAAACCCCTGGTGCCGCCAACCCAGACCCAGAGCTGAACAAGTCATCGCACAGCAAGGTCAGCAAAAAGGCCACAAAGTCCCGCTCCAAGTCCACAAAGTTGGAGGTGGGAGGAAGCAAAGTCTCGGCTTCTGGCCCGGGATCGGctgtgggcgtgggcgtgggcgtagGAGTGGGGGTGGGCAGTCTGCCCGCCACGCCCACCCATGTACATTTGGTTACGACACCCACAACACCGACTTCTAGCCATGCCAACTACAACATGTTCGATgcctcctttgcggtggccGGCGGAGGACACGGAGTGTCAGGTGTCTCTGCAGCTGAGGCCTCGGGCAACACCAGTCGAATG agtcatcacaaaagctacgCAGGCTTCGACCCTCGTAGCATAAAGATCTTCTGGGAACAGCACGACCAAACGGACGTGGAGTTGTCCCAGGACGTGTGCGCCCGGCTTGCCGAGGATGCATCCTACAAAGTCTGGGAACTAATCAAT AACGTGAAGATATACTCGCGCCACTCGGGCGGAGTGGTGACCTACGATCTAGTCAATGAGGTGCTCAAAGATGCCGATGTACCCCCCATGCTGGGCGCCATGGACAGCGACTGGGATCGCATTGACTACGACGGAAGCTACTACTATCACTCGGATAAGATTTTCGAGCTGCGGGACGAGTTCCAGAAGGAGATTAGCCTCAGCCTGCCAGACGACGCAGACTTTCACAGTTTGTGCCCCGTGGAGGACAAGCACACGGAGCATCTGAAGCAGTCTGTCCAGAGTCTGGTTACAG CTGCTCTATTTGCCGACAAGAAGACCCAGTCCTCGGCGCTAGCCTTCGCCGTTCAGACGCCATTAATGGGTTCCATCTACCGTGTCATAGTCAGCAAGATGCTTCAGCTGCTGGCTTTCAAGCAGCAAGAGCAACTGAGCCGACGTTGCTGGCGGCTGCTCCGCGCCTGTAACTACAATTCGCAGGCAAACCAAAACGCCTGTCGCCAGGAGTACTTCCACCTGGCCGAAGTGCTCGTCAGCCAGCTGATGGCGCCCTACGAAACTATAAAGGCGCCTCCGGAGGCCAGCGACAACACAGTCCAAATGGAGCTTGATGAGCCGCTCAAAATAAAGCCAGAACAATTCCCCGACCCAGGAATGGATGTGTGCAAGCAGGAGCctcaggagcagcagcagcaacagccacagccacaggaACAAGCTGCGTTTCCCAGCGATGctgcgcagcagcagcagcagaccatATATAAGATCAAACACGACGACGACACTAATGACGCCAAGCCGGAGCCCCAGCATCTGTCCAGCTACTTCGCCAGTTCCGTTGGAAACGGGCTCGTGGACGAAGTTTGCGAAACCATTGGCCAGCTAGCCTCCCAGAGCGGCTACCTCCATGCCGAGTGCCTCTTCCTGATCAAGCGGCGGCTGGTCAGATTCTTCGCGGGTCGCGACGTGTGCAGCGAGAGGG ATTTCCAGTACATCAGCCGAGCAGTGCGTGGACTCATCGCCCTGGGGGCGTACGCGTTCCGTGAGTTTATTCCTTACATCTACAAACTGAATGCAGATGTGATACCGGATAGCCTGTGGCAGGACCTGGCACCGGCGGCCGTCTTTCTCGAGGGAAGCGACGATATATACCTGTACGAGTGGCTGGAGCACGGCTGTGGGGCTTCCAAGCTGCAGCCGTTTATGGTTCACTATGCTC GTGCATACGAGGAGCTCGTGACGCGACGCTATGTGCGGGCCAAGACACCAGTCTATCGAATCGTGGCGACACCCGGTGTGCGTCGGCTGGAGTGGAGCACCTTGGCAGCGGCCATGTGTCACGGCGATGATCCGAGCAAGGCGCTCAAGCCGAAGCCTACACTAAGGGAAGCCTTTCCAGAACTACAACTGCCGAATCTTCGTCACAACTGCTCCGGCAGCATCCGCTTCAAGTTCGCGGGATGCCGCCCCATGCTGCTCAATGCCAAGGCATTGCCGCGACCACAGGCAATGGATTCGCCATCAACCATCAAcgggggcagtggcagtggcagcaactcTGACATACTCATCGCCAGACGCAAGCTCTTCAAGCCGCTGACAAATGTGAGACGAGAGGTGCCCACCAGTGGGTATCACTACCTTAGGATCTGA
- the LOC108162771 gene encoding probable ATP-dependent RNA helicase DDX28 — protein sequence MLNLSLVLRVQTSRHLATAATATAAVKTKPRVEKARDKPKPLITCGRTQFNLMQHERADAKFGTLALASKGWLHNKSKGDHFTLNASVSGEQLQQEMQSTTGILDSGQLELHPKLLENLQNELGIKMLTGIQVKGLPIVHGNSHALIAAETGCGKTLTYMLPILARLLKREITERSFNTPRALILTPGRELATQIAQVAENLSQGTDLKVKALLGGSTKQLMMNPEFQEVDVLVATLGALSKLVTTGIYRMEQVRHVVLDEADTLLDDSFTDKLTYFLRRFPFHMVQRQDARTLGTQLVLASATMPTNIREILERVIDVDTIQEVVSPHLHHLMPHVTQKFLRMPKADRPGHLLTLVKQDLAKRRPIIVFSNKSATSDYVSIFLNNSGVNCLNLNGDMLMKIRLGRFEQFQSGHCDVLSTTDVGSRGLDTTRARHVVNFDFPLHVSDYIHRCGRIGRVGNTDKSLVSNFISSRREIDVVQRIEHAARTGGLLPDVNANIANIIKKRLMAEMKAAGMSLPPQAQEEPF from the exons ATGCTGAATCTTTCTCTGGTGCTGCGGGTGCAGACCTCCAGGCATCTGGCGACGGCTGCCACAGCCACGGCAGCAGTGAAAACAAAGCCGAGGGTAGAGAAGGCGCGGGATAAACCAAAGCCGCTAATCACATGTGGTCGGACGCAGTTCAATCTGATGCAACACGAGCGGGCGGATGCGAAGTTCGGGACATTGGCCCTGGCGTCCAAGGGATGGCTGCACAACAAGTCGAAGGGCGACCACTTCACCCTGAACGCCAGCGTCAGTGgggagcagctgcagcaggagATGCAGAGCACGACGGGCATCCTAGACAGTGGCCAACTGGAGCTCCACCCGAAGCTACTAGAAAACCTGCAGAATGAACTCGGCATCAAGATGCTTACGGGAATACAGGTAAAGGGCTTGCCAATTGTCCACGGCAACTCCCATGCCCTTATTGCTGCCGAAACGGGGTGCGGCAAAACACTGACATACATGCTGCCCATCCTGGCCAGACTGCTGAAGCGGGAGATCACAGAGCGAAGCTTCAACACGCCGCGAGCCTTGATACTGACGCCCGGCCGCGAGCTGGCCACGCAGATTGCCCAGGTGGCCGAGAACCTCAGCCAGGGCACAGATCTCAAGGTGAAGGCTCTGCTGGGCGGCAG CACCAAGCAACTGATGATGAACCCGGAATTCCAAGAGGTTGACGTATTGGTGGCGACGCTGGGCGCTCTGAGCAAGCTGGTGACAACGGGCATCTACCGCATGGAGCAGGTGCGCCATGTGGTGCTGGACGAGGCAGACACGCTGCTGGACGACAGCTTCACGGACAAACTAACGTACTTCCTCAGGAGATTCCCC TTCCACATGGTGCAAAGGCAGGATGCCCGGACATTGGGCACTCAGCTTGTCCTGGCCTCGGCCACAATGCCAACAAACATTCGCGAGATTCTGGAGCGCGTCATCGACGTGGACACCATTCAGGAGGTGGTGAGTCCGCATCTGCACCACTTGATGCCGCATGTCACGCAGAAATTCCTGCGCATGCCAAAGGCGGATCGGCCGGGTCATCTGCTGACCCTAGTCAAGCAGGATCTGGCCAAACGTCGCCCCATCATCGTGTTTAGCAACAAATCGGCCACCAGCGACTATGTGTCCATCTTCCTGAATAACAGCGGCGTAAACTGCCTCAATCTGAACGGCGACATGCTCATGAAGATCCGCCTGGGCCGCTTCGAGCAGTTTCAAAGCGGCCACTGCGACGTGCTCTCCACCACAGACGTGGGCAGTCGTGGTCTGGACACCACGAGGGCGCGTCATGTGGTGAACTTTGACTTTCCCCTGCACGTCTCCGACTACATCCATCGCTGTGGCCGCATCGGGCGAGTGGGAAACACGGACAAGTCGCTGGTCTCCAACTTCATCTCCTCCCGCCGCGAGATCGATGTTGTCCAGAGAATAGAGCATGCGGCCCGCACCGGTGGACTGCTGCCGGATGTCAATGCCAACATTGCGAATATCATCAAGAAACGATTAATGGCCGAAATGAAGGCGGCGGGCATGTCGCTGCCACCCCAGGCCCAAGAAGAGCCCTTCTAG